One genomic region from Yamadazyma tenuis chromosome 4, complete sequence encodes:
- a CDS encoding uncharacterized protein (COG:U; EggNog:ENOG503P53A) yields the protein MNSDLMEQSLREIAVEGIDLDQEFDVTRLQEENDLIVLTNQISSDELISNEDILNTEKLIAEGRAESEYTTYNFDLWSVLKRGAINLVLPFINGMMLGFGEILAHEIGFKYNWQGARVVPERRIEQKNSSSRYL from the coding sequence ATGAACCTGGACTTGATGGAACAATCTCTTAGGGAGATAGCCGTCGAGGGCATCGACCTCGACCAGGAGTTCGACGTCACACGCTTACAGGAGGAGAATGACTTGATCGTATTGACCAACCAGATCTCATctgatgagttgatcagTAACGAGGATATCCTAAACacagaaaagttgattgcTGAAGGCAGAGCAGAGTCTGAATACACCACGTATAACTTCGATCTTTGGAGTGTGTTGAAGAGGGGCgccatcaacttggtgttaCCCTTCATCAATGGAATGATGTTGGGATTCGGAGAGATTTTGGCCCATGAAATAGGATTCAAGTATAACTGGCAAGGGGCCCGAGTGGTGCCCGAGAGACGTATAGAACAGAAAAATAGCCTGTCTAGGTACTTGTAA
- a CDS encoding uncharacterized protein (EggNog:ENOG503NW7H; MEROPS:MER0020218; COG:U,Y): protein MFGSSSSGFGGFGANRANSSSPFASSTTNNVGTSPFGGVNTNTGGGAFGASNNNASGFGSTSGGFGSGSFGAQNNTTSGFGAAPNNAGGSMFGAPAANASPFGANTTTTSAFGNNNNPAFGATTNNTSGIFGGANKPAFGGFGSPSTATSPFGAGAGTVADPNVNNGTAIKPFVPFQEKDTSGTSIYQNISSMPEYKNFSFEELRLKDYEQNRKFGDANSSAAPGFGFGAGASGTTTNTGFGATGTSPFATNSNTTSGFGAQSSSPFGANNTNSTFGGNTGSAFGAGTGSAFGANTGSTFGGANNTFGNPTANTSFGGANSAFGANKPSGFGGFGSTNTNTGGGIFGANNSNTNSSPFGGNNTTSAFGTNNTTSPFGGNSTGGFGMNNNPGTTSTFGQSNSSGGGLFGANNNTTSGSGFGQNNASGGGLFGANNNTNNAFNKPATGGLFGANNNTNTTPGFGATNNTNSGGLFGANNNANNTTSNGLFGSKPATGGLFGAAQNNTSTGFGANNNASSGGLFGNNANKPASSGGLFGGSNTNTGFGNTQNNTSGGLFGSKPATTGTTGGLFGANNNNTNTTGGGLFGSNSNNTNANTSGGGLFGNNNNNNTSTGGGLFGGNNNTNNTLGTSGGLFGNKPAGATASSGGLFGNNNNNNSSGGGLFGGSNSNSGGLFGNNNNSGNAGGGLFGQQQQQQQQQQQGVTSNLAFQSPYGDNPLFKNLNVPNQSGGAVSIPLATLVESAKDVKKPVTLNKVHRISPLFKSSVTPSTRESVPAVLSTPRQSVGSITVPSSIAHKAIDDAIISSDIFAPKESIKKLVLDKSKSKSLKISDKKNTQHVDFKANKSGVSDSSGSKFETSTPTEESKRPLDEEALEVDEDGYWTSPPLSKLKQMSLSELHSIKKFKIGRKHYGKVEFLQPVDLSSMLKLDDIAGNIVTFKSKLCVIYPDDKPKPGEGLNLPCKITLQGCYPVNKKDKLPILDPNDDLVKRHIKKLKMIPAVEFKNYDPETGDWTFEVESFQ from the coding sequence ATGTTTGGAAGTTCCAGTTCAGGATTCGGTGGATTTGGTGCCAATCGGGCCAATAGCAGCTCGCCATTCGCCTCTTCCACAACCAACAACGTGGGCACCTCGCcctttggtggtgtaaacACCAACACTGGTGGTGGCGCTTTTGGTGCCTCGAACAACAATGCCAGCGGATTTGGATCAACttctggtggttttggATCTGGCAGCTTTGGCGCCCAaaacaacaccaccagCGGCTTTGGAGCTGCTCCTAACAACGCTGGTGGATCCATGTTTGGCGCTCCGGCCGCCAATGCGTCGCCATTTGGAGctaacaccaccaccacctcagCTTTtggcaacaacaacaacccAGCATTCggtgccaccaccaacaatacGAGCGGTATTTTTGGTGGGGCCAACAAGCCTGCTTTTGGCGGGTTTGGCTCACCTAGCACTGCCACATCGCCCTTTGGTGCCGGTGCCGGTACTGTTGCCGACCCCAACGTGAACAACGGTACGGCAATTAAACCGTTTGTGCCATTTCAAGAGAAAGATACATCTGGCACGTCGATCTACCAAAACATCTCCTCAATGCCGGAGTATAagaatttttcatttgaagagttgagGTTGAAAGACTATGAACAAAACAGAAAATTTGGTGATGCCAACTCTAGTGCCGCTCCTGGCTTTGGCTTTGGAGCTGGGGCGTCTGGtacaaccacaaacactgGTTTCGGTGCTACTGGAACTTCTCCATTCGCTACGAACTCAAACACTACTAGTGGGTTTGGTGCGCAGTCAAGTTCTCCATTTGGAGCtaacaacaccaactcgaCTTTTGGAGGAAATACTGGTTCTGCTTTCGGGGCAGGCACGGGTTCTGCTTTCGGTGCTAATACGGGCTCCACCTTTGGCGGTGCCAATAATACTTTTGGAAACCCGACTGCAAACacttcttttggtggtgcAAACAGCGCGTTTGGAGCCAATAAGCCTTCTGGGTTTGGCGGCTTTGGCAgtacaaacaccaacaccgGGGGTGGAATCTTTGGTGCAAACAActcaaacaccaactcaTCACCATTTGGTGGTAATAATACCACTAGTGCCTTTGGTACCAACAATACCACTTCACCATTCGGAGGAAATTCTACCGGAGGGTTTGGCATGAACAACAATCCCGGTACCACCTCGActtttggccaaagcaACAGCTCTGGAGGAGGGCTTTTTGGGGCTAACAACAATACCACGTCAGGCTCCGGGTTTGGACAAAATAACGCTTCTGGAGGTGGCCTATTTGGTGCTAATAATAATACCAACAATGCATTCAACAAACCAGCTACTGGGGGATTATTTGGTGCCAATAACAACACTAACACCACTCCCGGATTTGGAGCCACAAATAACACCAACTCTGGTGGACTCTTTGGCGCTAACAACAATGCAAATAATACCACTTCCAATGGCTTGTTCGGTAGCAAACCAGCCACTGGAGGCCTTTTCGGAGCTGCCCAAAATAATACTTCAACCGGTTTCGGGGCCAATAACAATGCTTCTTCTGGAGGCTTATTTGGTAACAATGCCAACAAACCTGCTTCTAGTGGTGGCCTCTTTGGTGGgtccaacaccaacacaGGGTTTGGAAACACCCAAAATAACACTTCTGGGGGACTTTTTGGTAGTAAACCCGCTACCACCGGTACTACAGGTGGTCTTTTTGGTGCCAATAATAACAATACCAATACCACTGGTGGAGGACTATTTGGCAGTAATAGCAACAATACCAACGCTAACACCTCTGGTGGAGGATTGTTTGGCAATAATAATAACAACAACACTTCTACTGGAGGGGGCTTGTTTGGAGGTAACAATAATACCAACAACACTTTGGGGACCTCTGGTGGATTGTTTGGAAACAAACCTGCTGGAGCCACCGCCTCATCTGGAGGCTTATTTggaaacaacaacaataataACTCATCAGGTGGAGGTCTTTTTGGAGGCAGCAACAGTAACTCTGGTGGGTTGTTTGGTAACAACAATAACTCCGGCAATGCTGGAGGTGGTCTCTTTGGtcagcagcaacaacaacagcaacaacaacaacaaggtgtCACATCAAACTTGGCTTTCCAAAGCCCATACGGCGACAATCcacttttcaagaacttgaatgtTCCTAATCAGTCTGGTGGTGCCGTATCCATACCTTTGGCTACACTTGTGGAGTCTGCGAAAGATGTGAAAAAGCCTGTTACTCTCAACAAGGTCCACAGAATATCGCCATTATTCAAAAGCAGTGTAACCCCCTCAACCCGTGAGTCAGTACCAGCTGTTTTGTCGACTCCGAGACAATCTGTTGGTAGTATCACTGTCCCACTGTCTATTGCTCATAAAGCGATAGATGATGCCATTATTTCTTCTGATATATTTGCTCCAAAGGAATCtatcaaaaagttggttttAGACAAGTCAaaatccaagtccttgaaaATATCAGATAAAAAAAATACCCAACATGTTGACTTTAAAGCCAACAAGCTGGGAGTCTCGGATTCCTCAGGATCCAAATTTGAAACTTCTACTCCCACAGAAGAGTCCAAGAGAcctttggatgaagaagctttaGAAGTGGATGAAGACGGATATTGGACGTCACCACCTTTatccaaactcaaacaaatGTCATTATCGGAGTTACATTCGATCAAAAAATTCAAGATTGGCCGTAAGCATTATGGCAAGGTTGAGTTTTTACAGCCAGTGGATTTATCCAGCATGCTAAAATTGGACGATATTGCTGGGAACATCGTCACGTTCAAATCCAAACTTTGTGTGATTTACCCTGACGATAAGCCAAAGCCCGGTGAAGGTTTGAACCTACCTTGCAAAATCACCTTACAAGGATGTTATCCAgtcaacaagaaagataAGTTGCCTATTTTGGACCCTAACGATGATCTCGTCAAGCGGCACAtcaaaaaattgaaaatgatcCCAGCAGTGGAATTCAAAAACTACGATCCAGAAACAGGAGACTGGACATTTGAGGTCGAATCGTTCCAATAG
- the FEN1 gene encoding Elongation of fatty acids protein 2 (BUSCO:EOG092634B1; EggNog:ENOG503NUX0; COG:L): MGVKGLNALIKDHSPGAIKEFQLKNLFGRKIAIDASMCLYQYLIAVRQGDGQNLTNDKGEITSHLSGMFYRTLRMVENGIKPVYVFDGKPPVLKGGELEKRYLRKEEAIKKMEDAKEEGSAEDILKFEKRMVRVSREHNDEAKKLLELMGIPYINAPCEAEAQCAELARGGKVFAAASEDMDTICYSPPYLLRHLTFSEARKIPIDQIDCKTAIEGFEMDKKTFIDLCILLGCDYCETIKGVGPVTAFKLIKEHGSIDNIVKFINDNPDKTKYKLPENWPYEEARELFLNPDITPCSELSFKWKEPDLEGMIEFMVNDKGFSEDRVKSGYEKLKKGLKTGVQGRLDGFFKVVPKKEDDKKRKAKDTKTNGKKKARK, from the exons ATGGGTGTTAAGG GACTTAATGCGCTTATAAAAGATCATTCCCCTGGAGCCATTAAAGAGTTccaattgaaaaatttatTTGGCCGGAAAATTGCAATCGATGCCTCAATGTGCTTGTATCAGTATTTAATTGCAGTTAGACAAGGAGACGGACAGAACTTAACTAATGATAAGGGAGAGATCACGTCACACTTACTGGGCATGTTTTATCGTACCCTTCGAATGGTTGAAAATGGGATTAAACCCGTGTACGTGTTTGATGGTAAACCCCCAGTCTTGAAAGGTGGAGAGTTGGAAAAAAGATATTtaagaaaagaagaggccatcaagaagatggaggatgccaaagaagaaggctCTGCCGAAGACATATTGAAGTTTGAGAAAAGAATGGTTCGGGTATCTCGTGAACATAACGATGAAGCtaaaaagttgttggagctTATGGGGATTCCCTATATAAATGCCCCATGTGAAGCCGAAGCTCAATGCGCCGAGTTGGCCAGAGGTGGAAAAGTCTTTGCCGCTGCTTCTGAAGATATGGATACCATTTGTTACAGTCCCCCATACCTATTGAGACATTTGACATTTTCTGAGGCTAGAAAGATTCCAATTGATCAGATCGATTGTAAGACTGCTattgaaggatttgaaaTGGATAAAAAGACGTTTATTGACCTTTGTATTTTGTTGGGATGCGACTACTGTGAGACCATTAAGGGGGTTGGTCCTGTGACTGCCTTTAAATTAATCAAGGAACATGGATCTATCGACAATattgtcaagttcataAACGACAACCCCGACAAAACGAAGTATAAGTTGCCCGAAAATTGGCCGTACGAAGAAGCCAGGGAATTGTTCTTGAATCCCGACATTACCCCATGCTCCGAATTGAGTTTCAAATGGAAAGAGCCTGATTTGGAAGGAATGATTGAGTTCATGGTGAATGACAAAGGCTTCAGTGAGGACCGTGTCAAAAGTGGTTacgaaaagttgaaaaaggGCTTGAAAACTGGAGTTCAAGGAAGacttgatggtttctttAAAGTAGTGcccaagaaagaagatgatAAAAAGAGGAAAGCTAAAGATACCAAAACGAATGGTAAGAAGAAAGCTAGAAAGTGA
- the PRE6 gene encoding Proteasome subunit alpha type-4 (MEROPS:MER0004372; EggNog:ENOG503NWE5; COG:O), which produces MSGYDSALSIFSPDGHVFQVEYASEAVKRGTCAVGVKGKECVVLGCEKRTTLKLQDPRITPSKICKIDKHALLAFAGLNADARILVDKARVEAQSHRLTLEDAVTLEYLTKYIAGVQQKYTQSGGVRPFGIATIIAGFDANDETPRLFQTEPSGVYNAWKAHAIGRSAKTVKEFLEKNYEENMTDEETLKLTIKSLLEVVQTGAKNIEVSVLKSGDRIQQLTVEEIKKYVDEIEAEKAADAEKKKPRARGQ; this is translated from the exons ATGAGTGGTTACGATAGTGCTTTATCCATCTTTTC GCCTGATGGAcatgttttccaagttgagTACGCATCCGAAGCCGTCAAGAGAGGTACCTGTGCCGTGGGAGTGAAAGGAAAAGAGTGTGTAGTTTTGGGATGTGAAAAGAGAACTACCTTAAAACTTCAAGACCCACGTATTACCCCATCCAAGATCTGTAAGATCGATAAACACGCATTATTGGCATTTGCTGGTTTGAATGCTGACGCCAGAATTCTTGTTGACAAGGCCAGAGTCGAGGCCCAATCTCACAGATTGACGTTAGAAGATGCCGTCACCTTGGAGTATTTAACCAAATATATTGCCGGTGTTCAGCAGAAATACACTCAATCCGGTGGGGTAAGGCCCTTCGGTATTGCCACCATCATTGCTGGATTTGATGCCAATGATGAAACCCCAAGATTGTTTCAAACCGAACCTTCAGGGGTGTATAATGCCTGGAAAGCCCATGCGATTGGTAGATCTGCTAAAACCGTTAAAGAATTCTTGGAGAAAAACTACGAAGAAAACATGACCGATGAAGAAACACTCAAGTTAacaatcaagtcattgttggaggtggtaCAAACCGGGGCAAAGAATATTGAGGTGTCGGTCTTGAAGTCTGGTGATAGAATCCAACAGTTGACTGTCgaggaaatcaaaaaatatgttgatgaaatagAAGCTGAAAAGGCAGCTGATGcagaaaagaagaaaccaagagCAAGGGGACAATAA
- the hxk1 gene encoding hexokinase (COG:G; EggNog:ENOG503NW32) — protein sequence MVHLGPKRPQHRKGTFTDVPEQWMEQLHEIENLLTVSAETLRTITTHFVSELEKGLSKAGGNIPMIPAWVMDTPTGKETGDYLAIDLGGTNLRVVLVRLAGDCTFDTTQSKFALPESFRTGSADQLFDFIADSLAKFVEEQYPEGCSEPLPLGFTFSYPCSQSKINSGILQRWTKGFDIDNVEGHDVVPMLQASIKKVGVPIDVVALINDTTGTLVASMYTDPEAKMGLIFGTGCNGAYYDVVGDIPKLEGKFPSDIPATSLMAINCEYGAFDNEHAVLPRTKYDVQIDAESPRPGQQSFEKMISGYYLGEVLRLVLLDLAEEKGLFFKGQDLSKLHKPFIMDTSFPAHIEDDPFENLSDVQELFDTVLGIQVTLPERKVIRRLAELIGERSARLSVCGIAAICKKRNYKKAHCAADGSVYNKYPQFKERAAKALRDIFEWTEDEDPVVIIPAEDGSGVGAAVIAALTEKRLANGLSVGLE from the coding sequence atGGTTCACTTAGGCCCTAAAAGACCTCAACACAGAAAAGGTACCTTCACCGATGTCCCTGAACAGTGGATGGAACAGTTGCACGAAATCGAAAACTTGTTAACGGTTTCAGCAGAAACCTTGagaaccatcaccacccaCTTTGTCagtgagttggaaaaaggCTTGAGCAAAGCTGGCGGTAACATTCCCATGATCCCTGCCTGGGTCATGGACACCCCTACCGGCAAGGAGACGGGTGACTACTTGGCGATTGATTTGGGTGGAACAAACTTGAGAGTGGTGCTCGTACGGTTGGCAGGTGACTGCACTTTCGACACCACCCAGTCCAAGTTCGCGTTGCCTGAAAGCTTTAGAACCGGCTCCGCCGACCAGTTGTTTGACTTTATCGCCGATagcttggccaagttcGTCGAAGAACAATACCCAGAAGGATGCCTGGAACCTTTACCATTAGGATTCACTTTTTCGTACCCATGTTCCCaatccaaaatcaactcaGGAATCTTGCAAAGATGGACCAAGGGCTTTGACATCGACAACGTGGAAGGCCATGATGTGGTTCCCATGTTACAAGCATCCATTAAAAAAGTGGGTGTTCCAATTGACGTGGTGGCCTTAATCAACGATACCACCGGTACGTTGGTGGCCTCGATGTACACGGACCCAGAGGCCAAGATGGGCTTGATTTTCGGTACTGGCTGTAACGGGGCCTACTACGACGTGGTAGGAGACATCCCCAAGTTGGAGGGGAAATTCCCATCCGACATTCCTGCCACCTCGTTGATGGCCATCAACTGCGAGTACGGAGCCTTCGACAACGAGCACGCAGTTTTGCCCAGAACAAAGTACGACGTGCAAATCGATGCCGAATCACCTCGTCCCGGCCAGCAGTCGTTTGAAAAAATGATTTCGGGCTATTATTTGGGGGAGGTTTTGAgattggtgttgttggacttggccGAAGAAAAGggcttgttcttcaaggGCCAGGATTTATCCAAGTTGCACAAGCCTTTCATCATGGACACGTCGTTCCCTGCTCACATCGAAGACGACCCATTTGAAAATTTGTCGGACGTCCAGGAGTTGTTTGACACAGTTTTGGGCATCCAGGTGACGTTACCTGAAAGAAAGGTTATTCGTAGATTGGCTGAATTGATTGGTGAAAGGTCCGCCAGGTTGTCTGTGTGTGGAATTGCTGCCATCTGCAAGAAGAGAAACTACAAGAAGGCCCACTGTGCGGCCGATGGATCTGTTTACAACAAGTACCCGCAATTCAAGGAAAGAGCTGCAAAGGCCTTGAGAGACATCTTCGAATGGACCGAGGACGAGGATCCGGTGGTGATTATTCCTGCAGAAGATGGATCGGGCGTAGGGGCTGCTGTGATTGCTGCCTTGACTGAAAAAAGATTGGCTAACGGATTATCTGTTGGTCTCGAATAG
- the APN1 gene encoding DNA-(apurinic or apyrimidinic site) lyase (EggNog:ENOG503NTXB; COG:L; BUSCO:EOG09262XMN), whose product MKKASTKATSKGSKTFKYPRVADCAFKFGAHVSTSGGVSNAVTNAMDVGAYSFAMFLKSPRKWVSPEIKDEEAANFKQLCEKHGYDPRTDILPHGSYFINLANPDAEKEQKAFDSFVDDLKRCEKLNIGLYNFHPGSSLDSDHKEALARLAKNINKAIEQTDFVKIVIENMAGHGNLIGSDLQDIRDVIDMVENKERVGVCVDTCHTFAAGYDIRTEKDYHTFWNKFETVIGWKYLSAIHLNDSKAPLGANRDLHQKLGYGFLGLEVFRIIANDEKLKKIPIILETPVGNDDSIYGEEIKLLEWLQDRSIDDVDFIKKSSELSSSGAKERAEHLKKFEDKAKKTAKKPATKRKSGSIDSMLSKKPKTE is encoded by the coding sequence ATGAAGAAAGCCAGCACAAAAGCCACCAGCAAGGGTTCAAAGACATTTAAATACCCCCGTGTTGCTGATTGTGCCTTCAAGTTCGGTGCCCATGTTTCTACGAGTGGAGGGGTCTCCAATGCTGTCACAAACGCCATGGACGTTGGTGCCTACAGTTTTGCAATGTTCCTTAAATCACCCCGGAAGTGGGTTTCGCCCGAGATCAAGGACGAAGAGGCTGCCAACTTCAAGCAGCTTTGTGAAAAACACGGGTACGACCCTCGAACGGATATTCTTCCTCATGGATCatatttcatcaatttggccaaCCCGGACGCTGAGAAGGAACAAAAGGCATTTGATTCGTTTGTGGATGACTTGAAGAGATGTGAAAAGTTAAACATAGGTCTCTATAACTTCCATCCCGGTTCCAGTCTTGATTCCGACCACAAGGAGGCATTGGCACGGTTGGCTAAAAACATTAACAAAGCCATTGAGCAGACAGACTTTGTGAAAATTGTCATTGAAAACATGGCTGGCCACGGGAACTTGATTGGCTCCGACTTACAGGACATTCGTGATGTGATAGATATGGTGGAAAACAAAGAAAGAGTCGGTGTTTGTGTGGATACATGCCATACGTTTGCTGCTGGGTACGACATACGAACCGAGAAAGACTACCATACGTTTTGGAACAAATTCGAAACCGTCATCGGCTGGAAATATTTGAGTGCTATTCACCTCAATGACTCGAAGGCTCCTTTGGGAGCCAATCGAGACCTTCATCAAAAGTTGGGATATGGGTTCTTGGGATTGGAGGTCTTCCGCATTATTGCCaatgatgaaaaattgaagaaaatccCCATAATTTTGGAAACCCCAGTGGGGAACGACGATTCCATATACGGGGAAGAAATCAAGCTCCTTGAATGGCTCCAGGACCGCTCAATTGATGATGTGGACTTTATTAAAAAATCAAGTGAATTGTCGCTGCTGGGAGCTAAAGAGAGAGCAGaacatttgaagaagttcgAGGATAAAGCCAAGAAAACCGCCAAAAAACCGGCTACCAAACGGAAATCGGGCTCAATTGACTCGATGCTCCTGAAAAAGCCCAAAACTGAGTAG